One region of Armigeres subalbatus isolate Guangzhou_Male chromosome 3, GZ_Asu_2, whole genome shotgun sequence genomic DNA includes:
- the LOC134221300 gene encoding uncharacterized protein LOC134221300 encodes MEITESQRQSARCCESFIVIPLKQPLVAFQQTLIPMTVCRTGAIRLRQMQTGGMNQCRCRRKACPLTSPNMDGKTVSRYEVKYATSSQEIMDKFNTASQI; translated from the exons ATGGAAATTACGGAG AGCCAGCGGCAGTCAGCAAGATGTTGCGAAAGTTTCATCGTGATTCCATTGAAGCAGCCTTTGGTTGCATTCCAGCAAACACTGATACCGATGACGGTTTGCAGAACTGGAGCAATTAGATTAAGACAAATGCAAACTGGTGGAATGAACCAGTGTCGATGTCGAAGGAAGGCGTGTCCATTGACTTCACCAAACATGGACGGGAAAACAGTTTCTCGGTACGAGGTTAAGTATGCGACCAGTAGCCAGGAAATCATGGACAAATTTAATACGGCTAGCCAAATATAG